TCCAACCTGATTGCCATTCATCTGCTCGTTGTTCTGGGATTAAACTTATTTATCGGGTATGCCGGCCAGATCAGTCTCGGGCATGCCGGCTTTTTTGCGCTCGGCGCCTACGGGTCGGCGCTGGGCACGATCTCGTTAGGGTGGCCGGCCTGGCCGGTGATGGTTCTGGTGGCAATAGCGGTGGCCTTCATTGCGCTGGCCGTCGGCTTGCCGGCGCTGAAACTCAGCGGGCACTACCTGGCCATGGCCACGCTTGGGTTTAATATCGTGGTTTACCTGCTGCTGGTCCAATGGGATGCGGTTACCGGCGGCCCCGGCGGACTGGCGGAAATTCCCCACCTGTCCATGGGACCACTGGTATTTGACAGTGAAATTCGCCTTCATTATTTGTTGTGGACCTTTGCGATGGGTTGCCTGTTGCTGAGCCTTAACCTCGTACGCAGCGGCGCGGGAAGGGGACTTGCCGCCCTGGCTGAAGATGAGACCGCCGCTTCCGCCCTGGGTGTGGATACCAAACGGGCCAAAGTCAAAGTCTTTATTCTGTCGGCTGTTTTTGCGTCCCTGGCCGGAAGTCTTTTTGCCCATTGCTACGCCTTT
This Desulfobacterales bacterium DNA region includes the following protein-coding sequences:
- a CDS encoding branched-chain amino acid ABC transporter permease — translated: MMTSKDKLVYFIYLHRTGLWVLALSLALVVWPLYESNPYNLGLSNLIAIHLLVVLGLNLFIGYAGQISLGHAGFFALGAYGSALGTISLGWPAWPVMVLVAIAVAFIALAVGLPALKLSGHYLAMATLGFNIVVYLLLVQWDAVTGGPGGLAEIPHLSMGPLVFDSEIRLHYLLWTFAMGCLLLSLNLVRSGAGRGLAALAEDETAASALGVDTKRAKVKVFILSAVFASLAGSLFAHCYAFVSPESFSIFVSLEFVIMVIVGGMGSIWGSLFGTALITLLPEWIEALDAYKDILHGLIVVLILMFLPQGLVTGITDAVRTRLALGRKPGIK